CGAACACATCACGCGCGATTTCTCGCGCCGCTTCGGCGAGTTGCGGGAGCGGGTCTCCACCGCGACGTCGTGGCGGGATTGGGCCGACCTCTACTCGGAGCTCGTCGACTGGGACCTGAGGCTGGAGGAGGCCGGCGAGTCGGGCCTGCGCGAGATCCTCAAGGGGCTGCACACCGAGCTGAGCCGGGGGTTCTGCGACCTCGTGGCGGACCGGTACGGGGAGTGGGTGCACGAGGGCGGCGAGCGGGGGCCGACTCTCTCGGTGGATGTGCTGCCCCGCTTCTTTCGACCGATCCTCGACGAGGACCCGGCGGCGCTGCTCGTCGTGATGGACTGCATGAGGCTGGACCAGTGGCGGGCCGTCCTCCCCATCGTCAGCGAACACTTCGAGATCGAAGAGGCGCTCTACGCGGGCCTCCTGCCGACGGCGACCCCGTTCGCGCGCAACGCGATCTTCGGAGGCATCTTCGCGGACGAACTCGCCGAGCGCCGTCCGGATTGGTGGGAGAGGGGCAGCGAGATCGGCTACAACTCGTTCGAGGACGAGCTCTTCGAGCGGCAGATCCACGAACTGACCGCGTCGCGGATCCCCGTGCACTACGAGAAGATCTTCTCGGCCCAGGAGAGCGAGCCCATGCTGGCGCGGCTCGGCGGCTACCTGTCCTCCCCCTCGGCCACGGCGCTCGTGTTCGGGTTCGTGGACATGCTCACGCATGGGAGGGCGCGGTCGCGCCTGATCTGGGAGATGGCGCAGGACACCAGCGCGCTGCGCTCGCTCACCGTGACCTGGTTCGAGCGTTCGCCGGCGCTGAAGGCGCTGCGGTTGGCTGCGCAACGGGGTGTGCGGGTCCTCCTGACGACGGACCACGGTTCGATCCACTGCAAGCGGCCGGCCACGATCTACGCCGGACGCGATGCGTCGACGAGCCTGCGCTACAAGATCGGCGACGACATGAAGGTCGAGAATCCGGCCGCGGTCATGTCGACTTCGGACGCGGACGAATGGCGCCTGCCTCCCGGCGGGATGAAACAGACCTTCGCCCTCTGTCGCGAGGACTATTTCTTCGTCTATCCGACGAGGCTCCGGGAATACCAGAACCGGTACCGGGACAGCTTCCTGCACGGCGGCGTAAGCCCCGACGAGATGGTGCTTCCGGCCGCGCTGCTCACGCCGCGGTGATTCGATGAACCCGGGCCGGAGCGGCGAGGGCGCATCCTCGTACCGGCGGCTGCTCCGGTTCCTGCGTCCCTATCGGTGGACCTTTCTCGCGAGCCTGGCACTCGGCGTGCTCGCGGCCGGACTCGAGGCGTTCAGCCTCCTCCTTCTCATCCCGTTCCTCCGCTCGCTCTTCGGCATGGGGCCTCCCCTGCCGGGCGGCGGACGGAACGCGGCGGAGCGGTTCATCGACGGGATCGCGGGGGGGTGGCTCGGCCCGGAAGCCGGACTGGACGGGCTGCGGACCGTGTGCGTGCTGGTGCTGGCCGCGCTCCTCCTCAAGAACGTCTGCATCGTCGGGGGGCGGGCCCTCTCGATACGCACGCAGGAGTTTCTCGTCCGCGACGTGCGCAACGCCGTGCACGCGCACCTTCAGCACCTGCCGCTCGCCTTCTTCGAGCGTCGGAAGGTGGGGCAGTTGATCGCGCGCGTGATCACGGACGCCGGGGAGGCGAAGCCCGTCGTGACGGATGCGCTCGCGCAGGCCGTGCGCCAGGTCGCGACCCTCGCGGCCTACGCGGCGGCCCTGTTCGCTCTCTCGTGGAGGCTGGCGCTGATCGCCGTCATCCTGGTGCCGCTCGTGTGGCTCGGTCTGCGGCCGCTGCTCGGACGGCTGCGCGAAAGGTTCCGCCGCACCTGGGATGACCACGGCGAACTCGTCGCGGCGCTGCAGGAATCGCTGGGCGCGGTGCGGCTCGTGAAGTCGAGGGTCGCCGAGGACTTCGAGAAGACACGCTTCCGCCGCCGTTCGGACGCGTTCAGCCGCAAGCGGATCTCCGCGGCGACGACCCGGCACCTCGCCTCGCCCTTCTCCGAGGTGCTCGCATCCGTCGTGGCGCTTGGCCTTGTCTGGATCGGAGCGTCGTTCGTGGGGGGCGGCGGGTCGATCGCTCCCGAGCAGTTCGTCGCCTTCGTGACCATCGCGCTGCGCGCCATCACGCCGGTGAAGGCGTTCGCGCAGTATCCGGCCATCGCCGCGCAGGGACTGGCCGCGGCCGACCGTTTCTTCGAGATCCTCGACCAGGACCCGGAGCCGGCCGGAGGGTCGCGGATCGCAACGGGTCCCGAGCGGGAGATCCGCTACGAGGACGTCAGCTTCGCCTACGAGCCAGGCCGGGCGGCGCTGAGCGGCGTCGACCTCGTCATCCCGCGCGGAACCGTCGTCGCCATCGTCGGGGCGTCGGGGAGCGGGAAGTCCACGCTGGTCGACATGCTGCCCCGGTTCGCGGACCCGCAGGCGGGACGGGTCACCATCGATGGGACGGACATCCGGGAGTGCTCGGTGGACTCCCTCCGCCGGCTCATCGGTCTCGTGGGGCAGGAGGCGGCCCTCTTCCACGACACGGTGGCCGCGAACATCGCCTACGGGGAGGACGCGCCGGATCCGGCGGCGGTCGAGGCGGCGGCGCGGACGGCCGGGGCGCACGGCTTCATCACGGGGCTGCCCGACGGCTACGGCACCGTACTCGGCGATCGCGGCGTGCGTCTGTCGACGGGCCAGCGCCAGCGCATCGGGATCGCGCGGGCCCTCTTCCGCGACCCCCCTATCCTCATCCTGGACGAAGCCACGTCGGCCGTGGATGCCGAGACGGAGACGGCGCTCAGGACGGCGGCGGAGGGCTTTCGCGGCCGCACGGTGATCGTGGTCGCCCACCGGCTCTCAACGGTGCGCGAGGCCGACCGGATCTTCGTCCTCGAGCGCGGGCGGCTTGTGGACGCCGGCCGCCACGACGCGCTCGTCTCCCGCGGCGGGCCGTACCGCCGGCTCTTCGGCCATCAGCTCGAGTGCGTCCCGCAACCGTGACGGACCGGACGGGCCGGCATGGACCGGGCGGCGGCAGACCGCTCGCGGACGCGCTCGTGGACGGCGGAGTCGCCGGCCTGCACCTTGGATTGCGCGCCGCGCCGGAACCGGTGGCGATTGCGGCCGGCCGGGCGCTCGGGACGCTGTGTCGCGACGTTCTCCGCGTGCGTCGCGGCGTCGTCGACTCCCAGCTCGCCGCGAGTTTCCCGGCCGCGACAGCGCATTGGGTGCGCGACACGGCTCGCGCCTGCTACCGACACTTCGGTCGGGAGGCCGCAATCCTCATGGGCCATCCGTCCCGGATCGAGCGAGCGCTGTCTCGCGTCGACGACGAGGCCGGGCTGGGCCCGCGTCTGCGCACGGCGGTCGCGGAGCGGAGCGGCGCCGTGGTCGTCTCCGGGCACCTCGGAAACTGGGAGCTCGGCGGCGCTGCCGTGCGAGCGCTCGGAGTACGCGTGACGACGGTTGTGCAGCGGCAGCGAGGCGCCTCCGGCCGTCGGCTGGGCGAGCTGCGCGCGCGGCTGGGGCTGGAGGTGCTCGACCGCGGCGCGGCGGCGCGGCCCGCACTCGACGCGCTGCGTTCCGGCCGGATCCTCGCCCTCGTGGCCGATCAGCACACCCGCAGCGGCGGCGCCCCGATCGACTTCCTCGGCCGCCCCGCCCGGACGTCGCTCGCCCCGGCGCGTTTGTGTCTCGCGGCCGATGTCCCTCTCTTCTTCGCGGCCCTCGTTCGAGACCCATCGGGGTACAGGATCGTCCATGAAGAGATCGACGGCGGTCGAACGGGCGCCGGCGGCGATCCGATCGAGATCACGAGGGGGTGGGTTCGGGTGTTGGAGAGGGAGATCGAACAGCGACCGGAGCAGTACTTCTGGTTCCACCGGCGCTGGAAGCCGGTGGCGCAACTCGGAGAGAGCGCGTGATTCACATCGGGATTCCGGTTCACAACGAGCGCGAGACCATCGGTCCGCTGCTGTGGCGCATCCGCGAACTGCTCTACGGCGAGCGGCGGCAGTTTCACGTGCTCGTCTGCGACGATGCCTCGGAG
This genomic interval from Candidatus Palauibacter polyketidifaciens contains the following:
- a CDS encoding response regulator gives rise to the protein MTEGTKTVAGRILWVDDEVDLLRPHLMLLRSSGYHVDAVMNGQDAMELLTAASYDLVLLDERMPGLRGIEVLDRIRSSAPRLPVVMVTKSEEESTMHEAIGRRADDYIVKPTSPRQVLSVVTRLLAGPALRHEHITRDFSRRFGELRERVSTATSWRDWADLYSELVDWDLRLEEAGESGLREILKGLHTELSRGFCDLVADRYGEWVHEGGERGPTLSVDVLPRFFRPILDEDPAALLVVMDCMRLDQWRAVLPIVSEHFEIEEALYAGLLPTATPFARNAIFGGIFADELAERRPDWWERGSEIGYNSFEDELFERQIHELTASRIPVHYEKIFSAQESEPMLARLGGYLSSPSATALVFGFVDMLTHGRARSRLIWEMAQDTSALRSLTVTWFERSPALKALRLAAQRGVRVLLTTDHGSIHCKRPATIYAGRDASTSLRYKIGDDMKVENPAAVMSTSDADEWRLPPGGMKQTFALCREDYFFVYPTRLREYQNRYRDSFLHGGVSPDEMVLPAALLTPR
- a CDS encoding ABC transporter ATP-binding protein yields the protein MNPGRSGEGASSYRRLLRFLRPYRWTFLASLALGVLAAGLEAFSLLLLIPFLRSLFGMGPPLPGGGRNAAERFIDGIAGGWLGPEAGLDGLRTVCVLVLAALLLKNVCIVGGRALSIRTQEFLVRDVRNAVHAHLQHLPLAFFERRKVGQLIARVITDAGEAKPVVTDALAQAVRQVATLAAYAAALFALSWRLALIAVILVPLVWLGLRPLLGRLRERFRRTWDDHGELVAALQESLGAVRLVKSRVAEDFEKTRFRRRSDAFSRKRISAATTRHLASPFSEVLASVVALGLVWIGASFVGGGGSIAPEQFVAFVTIALRAITPVKAFAQYPAIAAQGLAAADRFFEILDQDPEPAGGSRIATGPEREIRYEDVSFAYEPGRAALSGVDLVIPRGTVVAIVGASGSGKSTLVDMLPRFADPQAGRVTIDGTDIRECSVDSLRRLIGLVGQEAALFHDTVAANIAYGEDAPDPAAVEAAARTAGAHGFITGLPDGYGTVLGDRGVRLSTGQRQRIGIARALFRDPPILILDEATSAVDAETETALRTAAEGFRGRTVIVVAHRLSTVREADRIFVLERGRLVDAGRHDALVSRGGPYRRLFGHQLECVPQP
- a CDS encoding lysophospholipid acyltransferase family protein; the encoded protein is MTDRTGRHGPGGGRPLADALVDGGVAGLHLGLRAAPEPVAIAAGRALGTLCRDVLRVRRGVVDSQLAASFPAATAHWVRDTARACYRHFGREAAILMGHPSRIERALSRVDDEAGLGPRLRTAVAERSGAVVVSGHLGNWELGGAAVRALGVRVTTVVQRQRGASGRRLGELRARLGLEVLDRGAAARPALDALRSGRILALVADQHTRSGGAPIDFLGRPARTSLAPARLCLAADVPLFFAALVRDPSGYRIVHEEIDGGRTGAGGDPIEITRGWVRVLEREIEQRPEQYFWFHRRWKPVAQLGESA